One segment of Candidatus Manganitrophus noduliformans DNA contains the following:
- a CDS encoding PAS domain S-box protein — translation MKEPEIPPDEEQRLASLRSLQILDTPREERFDRITRMAARLFDVPIALVTLVDASRQWFKSTQGLTLSETQRSISFCGHTILGRDIFVVPDSKEDPRFSDNPLVTGPPFLRFYAGCPLSGPDGRNLGTLCIIDNRPRQMTEADLKALKDLADLVQDELSNLTLSRTNALLSALQKENGERKRVEEALQRFQFSMEHAPDAVFFMTREAGFSYVNEQACRSLGYTRDELLNLKLWDIDPIYPKERWEQVWAQLLEDKTDSVHLETLHRRKDGLVFPVEVSAEHLWLGNDEFHVAFVRDISERKRAEEALREAEARVRLALQAGRIGTWDWNMETGKIVWSRGHEELWGMAPGAFKGTYKDFEGRIHPEDREGVERALALAIVERRTLRDKFRIVWPDGSIHWIAAQGEPFFDEEGKPVRMIGVVRDITEQQRAEDEVVLLQTILLAVGESPTLPAALYVAMEKICEATGWEIGQAWIPQPDGKTLACSPTWYRREGCFEKLRWMSREMTLLPGEGLPGIAFSTKQPVWVQDLSQAENCSRAPAATEAGLKSGFAVPVLAADQVVAVLEWYISESRREDERLIRLVSALASQLGVVVGRKRSEEALSAEKNRLAVTLRSIGDGVIATDTEGKIVLMNKVAEGLTGTNQEEALGRPLNEIFSISDERTRQALENPVTRVLQTGRTVTPANPTVLISRDGSERIISDSAAPIRDQKGEIIGTILVFRNITDEKKREEDLLRMSKLEAVGLLAGGIAHDFNNIVTAILGNLSLIKTELGPAHRFYRHLEDAETASLRARDLSHQLLTFSKGGAPIKKTLRINHLLEHSIQFALRGSNVHPAFYISDALWPVDIDEGQISQVLHNLVINAQQAMPEGGTLQVRAENYIATGTEKRLPIPAGRYIHLSVRDFGIGIKKAHLDKIFDPYFTTKQKGSGFGLSTSYSIVKKHDGHMTVDSELGKGSTFSIYLPASSKEIEPPATTEAPLRGKGKILVMDDEKSVRRVLGEMLRFLGYEVGFAEDGSGAIARYGEAKGAARPFDLIIMDLTIPGEIGGKEALQKLLAVDPDVKAIVSSGYSNDPIMADYAQYGFKGVMAKPYKLEDLSKILHKVMTDKGR, via the coding sequence ATGAAAGAACCTGAGATCCCCCCGGATGAGGAGCAGAGACTCGCATCGCTTCGAAGCCTGCAGATTCTCGACACCCCCCGCGAAGAGCGGTTCGACCGAATCACCCGGATGGCCGCGCGGCTTTTCGACGTTCCGATCGCCCTCGTCACACTCGTTGATGCAAGCAGGCAATGGTTCAAATCGACTCAGGGGCTCACCCTCTCCGAAACCCAACGCTCCATCTCCTTCTGCGGTCACACGATCCTCGGCCGCGACATCTTCGTGGTCCCTGATTCCAAAGAAGACCCCCGCTTCTCCGATAACCCCCTGGTGACCGGCCCCCCCTTTCTTCGATTTTATGCCGGCTGTCCCCTTTCAGGGCCCGACGGCCGCAACCTCGGCACCCTCTGCATCATCGACAACCGGCCGCGGCAGATGACCGAGGCCGATCTGAAAGCGTTGAAAGATCTCGCCGACCTTGTGCAAGATGAGCTGAGCAATCTGACGCTCAGCCGGACCAACGCCCTTCTCTCCGCGCTCCAGAAGGAAAACGGCGAACGCAAGCGGGTGGAGGAGGCGCTGCAGCGGTTCCAGTTCTCCATGGAGCATGCGCCGGACGCGGTCTTCTTTATGACCCGCGAAGCCGGCTTCTCTTATGTGAATGAACAGGCCTGCCGCTCGCTCGGCTACACGCGTGATGAGCTGTTGAATCTGAAACTCTGGGACATCGATCCGATCTACCCCAAAGAAAGATGGGAGCAGGTGTGGGCGCAACTCCTGGAAGATAAAACCGATTCGGTCCACCTTGAAACCTTGCATCGCCGAAAGGACGGCCTCGTCTTTCCGGTGGAGGTTTCCGCGGAGCACCTCTGGCTCGGCAATGATGAATTTCATGTCGCTTTCGTCCGCGACATCAGCGAACGAAAACGGGCCGAGGAGGCGTTGAGAGAAGCCGAAGCGCGCGTCCGGCTCGCGCTCCAGGCGGGGCGGATCGGCACCTGGGATTGGAACATGGAGACCGGCAAAATTGTCTGGTCCCGCGGCCACGAGGAGTTATGGGGCATGGCGCCCGGCGCTTTCAAGGGCACCTACAAGGATTTCGAGGGACGGATCCATCCGGAAGACCGGGAGGGGGTGGAGCGCGCCCTGGCGCTTGCCATTGTCGAGCGACGCACCCTCCGGGACAAATTTCGGATCGTTTGGCCGGACGGGAGCATCCATTGGATTGCCGCTCAAGGAGAGCCCTTCTTCGACGAGGAGGGAAAGCCGGTGCGGATGATCGGCGTGGTCAGAGACATCACCGAGCAACAGCGGGCCGAGGATGAGGTCGTCTTGCTTCAGACGATTCTCCTCGCGGTCGGCGAATCGCCGACGCTTCCCGCCGCGCTTTATGTCGCGATGGAGAAAATCTGCGAGGCGACCGGATGGGAGATCGGGCAGGCCTGGATACCGCAACCCGATGGGAAAACCCTCGCTTGCAGTCCGACATGGTATCGCCGGGAAGGCTGTTTCGAAAAACTCAGATGGATGAGCAGAGAGATGACCCTTCTCCCCGGAGAGGGGCTTCCGGGAATCGCCTTCTCAACAAAGCAGCCGGTCTGGGTGCAGGATTTATCGCAGGCGGAGAACTGCTCCCGCGCGCCGGCGGCGACCGAGGCGGGACTCAAATCCGGATTTGCCGTTCCCGTCCTGGCCGCGGATCAAGTGGTGGCCGTGCTGGAGTGGTATATCTCGGAATCGCGCAGAGAAGATGAGCGGTTGATCCGGCTGGTCTCCGCGCTCGCCTCCCAATTGGGAGTGGTGGTCGGACGAAAACGATCGGAAGAAGCGCTGTCGGCGGAAAAAAATCGGTTGGCGGTGACCCTTCGCTCCATCGGCGACGGCGTCATCGCGACCGACACGGAGGGAAAGATCGTCTTGATGAACAAGGTCGCCGAAGGCCTCACCGGAACGAATCAGGAAGAGGCCCTCGGCCGGCCGCTCAATGAAATTTTCTCCATCAGCGACGAGAGAACCCGACAGGCCCTGGAGAATCCCGTCACCCGGGTCCTCCAGACAGGCCGCACAGTGACGCCGGCGAATCCGACCGTATTGATCTCGCGAGACGGATCGGAGCGGATCATCTCCGACAGCGCCGCTCCGATCCGGGATCAGAAAGGAGAGATCATCGGAACGATTCTGGTCTTCCGGAATATCACCGATGAGAAAAAAAGGGAGGAGGATCTCCTCCGGATGAGCAAGCTGGAAGCGGTCGGCCTTCTCGCAGGCGGCATCGCTCACGACTTCAACAACATCGTGACCGCCATTTTGGGGAATCTCTCCCTGATCAAAACGGAGCTCGGCCCCGCCCATCGCTTCTATCGGCACCTGGAAGACGCCGAAACCGCCTCTCTGAGGGCGCGCGACCTCTCCCATCAGCTGCTGACCTTTTCCAAAGGAGGGGCCCCGATCAAGAAGACGCTCCGGATCAACCATCTGCTTGAGCATTCGATCCAGTTTGCGCTGCGGGGATCGAATGTGCACCCGGCGTTTTACATTTCAGATGCGCTCTGGCCGGTCGATATCGATGAGGGACAGATCAGTCAGGTCCTCCATAACCTCGTCATCAACGCGCAGCAGGCGATGCCGGAAGGGGGAACCCTCCAGGTCCGGGCCGAAAACTATATCGCAACCGGGACCGAGAAGCGGCTCCCGATCCCGGCCGGACGGTACATTCACCTCTCGGTCCGAGACTTCGGGATCGGCATCAAAAAAGCGCATCTCGACAAAATCTTCGATCCTTATTTCACCACGAAGCAGAAAGGGAGCGGCTTCGGCCTCTCCACCTCCTATTCGATCGTCAAAAAACATGACGGCCATATGACCGTCGACTCCGAACTGGGGAAGGGATCGACCTTTTCGATTTACCTGCCGGCTTCGTCAAAAGAAATCGAGCCGCCGGCGACGACCGAAGCGCCGCTTCGCGGCAAAGGGAAAATCTTGGTCATGGACGATGAGAAATCGGTCCGGCGCGTGCTGGGGGAGATGCTCCGTTTCCTCGGATATGAGGTCGGTTTCGCCGAAGACGGAAGCGGGGCGATCGCGCGCTACGGAGAAGCGAAGGGGGCGGCCCGGCCGTTCGACTTGATCATCATGGATTTAACGATCCCGGGAGAGATCGGAGGGAAAGAGGCCCTTCAGAAGCTGCTTGCGGTCGATCCCGACGTCAAGGCGATTGTCTCCAGCGGCTACTCCAACGACCCGATCATGGCCGATTACGCCCAATACGGCTTCAAGGGGGTGATGGCGAAACCGTATAAACTGGAAGACTTGAGCAAAATCCTCCATAAGGTCATGACGGATAAGGGGAGATGA
- a CDS encoding type II toxin-antitoxin system Phd/YefM family antitoxin, producing MKTLSLSEAKTKLSGLVASVSETDEEIVITKNGRPAAVLVSPDEFESWKETMAIRSDSSLMNEIQQGLKGLKQRKAKLYTLEELFK from the coding sequence ATGAAAACCCTCTCATTATCCGAGGCAAAGACGAAGTTAAGCGGCCTCGTCGCGTCGGTCAGCGAAACCGACGAAGAGATCGTGATCACAAAGAACGGTCGGCCGGCGGCGGTTTTGGTCAGTCCGGATGAATTCGAAAGCTGGAAAGAGACGATGGCGATTCGCTCCGATTCGTCGCTGATGAATGAGATCCAACAAGGGCTCAAGGGGTTGAAGCAGCGGAAGGCGAAGCTTTACACGCTTGAGGAATTATTCAAGTAA
- a CDS encoding type II toxin-antitoxin system RelE family toxin, which produces MSPPLYKLRVPDSLAALVRGMHPHLKRKVKAALKAILLEPHSGKALKGELLGLRSFRVGRFRIIYRVSDRKEIQLVAIGPRESIYEQTYQTLKKES; this is translated from the coding sequence ATGTCGCCCCCTCTCTACAAACTTCGGGTTCCTGATTCCCTTGCCGCGCTTGTTCGAGGGATGCATCCGCATCTCAAGCGAAAGGTGAAAGCGGCTTTGAAGGCGATTTTGTTGGAGCCTCACTCCGGAAAGGCACTCAAAGGAGAGCTGCTCGGATTACGAAGTTTCCGGGTCGGCCGCTTCAGAATCATCTATCGAGTTTCAGATCGAAAAGAGATTCAACTTGTAGCGATTGGTCCCCGCGAGTCCATTTACGAGCAAACCTACCAGACTTTGAAGAAAGAGAGCTGA
- a CDS encoding NADH-quinone oxidoreductase subunit N yields the protein MQPADFTALLPFLIITATSVAVMLLIAVVRSHRWTVGLTILGLTAAFFSLFISLRVAPRPVTPLLLVDRYALFYIGLIVAAAAAVALFSYDYFEKKEGRREEFYVLLLVATLGAAVLASSSHFASFFLGLETLSIPLFAMNAYLPDRKRPLEAGIKYLILAAVSSAFLLFGMALIYAALGTMSFRRIASLLAGDQPMETILILSGAVMILTGVGFKLSLVPFHLWTPDVYEGAPAPVTAFIATVSKGAMFALLLRAQVGALNPTFQAAALIPSSAAGEPGTGPIILLIALIAAASMIAGNFLALLQSNVKRILAYSSIAQMGYILVAFLAAGRLAIETVTFYLVTYFVTTLGAFGVVTLLSHPDRDADDIDDYRGLFWRNPLLAGIFIAMLLSLAGLPLTAGFVGKFYLVAAGASSALWTLVFILVVTSGISVFYYLRVIVALFASRAPEAAPTVSISLLGRGLIVVLVGLLIWLGTYPTPIIRIVQAMAAGVGVG from the coding sequence ATGCAGCCCGCCGACTTCACCGCGCTCCTCCCGTTCTTAATCATTACCGCGACCTCCGTGGCCGTCATGCTCCTGATCGCCGTCGTCCGGAGCCACCGCTGGACGGTCGGGCTGACGATCCTGGGGCTGACCGCCGCCTTCTTCTCGCTCTTCATCAGCCTCCGGGTCGCCCCCCGCCCGGTCACGCCGCTTCTTCTGGTCGACCGGTACGCTCTCTTCTACATCGGCCTGATCGTCGCAGCGGCCGCCGCCGTGGCCCTTTTCTCCTACGATTACTTCGAAAAAAAAGAGGGACGCCGCGAAGAGTTCTATGTTCTCCTCCTGGTGGCGACCCTCGGGGCGGCGGTCCTGGCGTCGAGCAGCCATTTCGCTTCGTTCTTTCTCGGGCTGGAGACGCTCAGCATCCCCCTCTTCGCGATGAATGCCTACCTCCCCGATCGAAAACGGCCGCTCGAAGCCGGAATCAAATATTTGATCCTCGCCGCCGTCTCGAGCGCCTTTCTCCTCTTCGGGATGGCGCTGATCTACGCGGCGCTCGGCACGATGTCGTTTCGCCGGATCGCATCGCTGCTGGCCGGAGATCAACCGATGGAGACGATCCTGATTTTGTCGGGAGCGGTGATGATCCTAACCGGCGTCGGCTTCAAGCTCTCCCTGGTCCCGTTTCACCTCTGGACCCCCGACGTCTATGAAGGAGCCCCCGCGCCGGTCACCGCCTTCATCGCGACCGTCTCGAAGGGAGCGATGTTCGCCCTCCTGCTGCGCGCCCAAGTAGGGGCACTGAATCCGACGTTCCAAGCGGCCGCTCTCATTCCAAGCTCCGCCGCCGGGGAACCGGGGACCGGGCCGATCATTCTCCTCATTGCGCTGATCGCCGCCGCTTCCATGATCGCCGGAAACTTTTTGGCCCTCCTTCAGAGCAACGTGAAGCGCATTCTCGCCTACTCCTCGATCGCGCAGATGGGGTATATTCTGGTCGCTTTTCTGGCGGCGGGACGGCTGGCGATCGAGACGGTCACCTTCTATCTCGTCACCTACTTTGTGACGACGTTGGGCGCGTTCGGGGTGGTGACCCTGCTCTCCCATCCGGACCGCGACGCCGATGATATCGACGATTACCGCGGCCTTTTCTGGCGCAACCCTCTTTTGGCGGGGATTTTCATCGCGATGCTCCTCTCCCTGGCGGGACTGCCGCTGACGGCCGGCTTCGTTGGAAAATTCTACCTCGTCGCGGCGGGAGCCTCCTCGGCGTTGTGGACGTTGGTTTTCATTCTGGTCGTTACGAGCGGGATCAGCGTCTTTTACTACCTACGCGTGATCGTCGCGCTCTTCGCGAGCAGAGCGCCGGAAGCGGCGCCGACCGTATCGATTTCACTTTTAGGGCGCGGGCTGATCGTTGTATTGGTTGGATTGCTGATCTGGCTGGGGACCTATCCGACGCCGATCATCCGGATCGTCCAGGCGATGGCAGCGGGGGTGGGGGTGGGGTGA
- the nuoL gene encoding NADH-quinone oxidoreductase subunit L, with the protein MRSLLWLIPAIPFFSALLLAVFGPRFSRKTIAVFGAGSIGLSALITLGIAADFIASPPPDHRYVQTLWTWMNVGDLSAPVALLLDPLSLVMIGVVTFVGFLIHLYSVEYMAPEEGYSRFFAYMNLFVGAMLILVLGDHLLLLFLGWEGVGLCSFLLIGFWYTDPKNVRAAQKAFILTRIGDTALMIALALLLTHLGSLEITTLLDRAGETWPIGAPLAIWAAALILGGAVGKSAQLPLQVWLPDAMAGPTPTSALIHAATMVTAGVYLIARTHTLFLLAPPVLTAVAVIGAATLLIASFSALTQTDLKRVLAYSTISQIGYMFLALGVGAWSAAIFHLMTHAFFKALLFLAAGVVIHAYHGDQNLFQMGGLRRTHRFTFWVFLIGGASLAGLPLVTAGFYSKGEILWETWALGGSALWAAGVTGAFLTSLYTFRMIFLAFFSAPRKAPAGGEPGLLIRIPLVVLGILSIIGGFINLPPALGNNLLLTHFLQTVLPHTEASALHAAGGMTEIGSEAFVTAASLLGLFLAYLFYLRRPSLAESFASNPVGRALYQFWSAGWGFDLLYDRLFVRPYVLLAEASRRDVIDQFYDRWLVRPVFVLARLNRHDLIDSIYTGLSRLAAFFYETLRRTETGRVRWYAAGLAAGTIFFLGWVVLL; encoded by the coding sequence ATGCGATCGCTCCTCTGGTTGATTCCCGCGATTCCTTTTTTCAGCGCCCTGCTCCTGGCGGTCTTCGGGCCCCGTTTCTCCCGAAAGACCATCGCCGTCTTCGGCGCCGGGTCGATCGGGCTTTCGGCGTTGATCACGCTCGGGATCGCGGCCGACTTCATCGCGTCGCCGCCGCCCGACCATCGCTATGTCCAGACCCTCTGGACCTGGATGAATGTCGGCGATCTGAGCGCGCCGGTCGCCCTCCTTCTCGATCCTCTCTCGCTGGTGATGATCGGGGTCGTCACCTTTGTCGGCTTCCTGATCCATCTCTACTCCGTCGAGTATATGGCCCCTGAAGAGGGATACAGCCGGTTCTTCGCCTACATGAACCTCTTCGTCGGCGCGATGCTGATTCTCGTATTGGGCGATCATCTTCTCCTTCTTTTTCTCGGATGGGAAGGGGTGGGGCTTTGCAGCTTTCTTTTGATCGGCTTCTGGTATACCGATCCGAAGAACGTCCGGGCGGCCCAAAAGGCGTTCATCCTCACCCGGATCGGCGACACGGCGTTGATGATCGCGCTCGCGCTTCTCCTCACCCATTTAGGGAGCCTGGAGATCACGACCCTCCTCGATCGCGCCGGCGAAACGTGGCCGATCGGCGCACCGCTCGCGATCTGGGCGGCGGCCCTCATCCTCGGCGGCGCGGTCGGGAAATCGGCCCAGCTGCCGCTCCAGGTCTGGCTTCCCGATGCGATGGCCGGCCCCACCCCGACGAGCGCGCTGATCCACGCGGCGACGATGGTGACGGCGGGGGTCTATCTGATCGCCCGGACCCACACCCTCTTCCTCCTCGCCCCGCCGGTCTTGACGGCGGTCGCAGTGATCGGGGCGGCGACACTTTTGATCGCCTCTTTCAGCGCCCTCACGCAGACCGATCTAAAACGGGTCCTCGCCTACTCGACGATCAGCCAGATCGGCTACATGTTCCTGGCGCTGGGGGTCGGCGCCTGGTCGGCGGCGATCTTCCATCTGATGACCCATGCCTTTTTCAAAGCGCTCCTCTTTTTGGCCGCCGGGGTCGTCATCCATGCATACCACGGCGATCAGAACCTCTTTCAAATGGGAGGGCTGCGGCGGACGCATCGGTTCACCTTCTGGGTCTTTCTGATCGGCGGCGCGTCGCTCGCCGGCCTTCCGCTCGTCACCGCCGGCTTCTACAGCAAGGGGGAGATCCTCTGGGAAACATGGGCGCTCGGCGGGAGCGCCCTTTGGGCGGCCGGGGTGACCGGCGCTTTCCTCACCTCGCTCTATACGTTCCGGATGATCTTTCTCGCCTTCTTCAGCGCGCCGCGCAAAGCGCCGGCCGGCGGCGAGCCGGGCCTCCTGATCCGGATCCCGCTCGTCGTCCTCGGGATTCTGTCGATCATCGGCGGGTTCATCAATCTTCCCCCCGCGCTCGGGAACAACCTTCTCCTGACGCATTTTCTCCAGACCGTCCTGCCGCACACCGAAGCAAGCGCCCTGCACGCGGCGGGGGGGATGACCGAAATCGGGTCGGAAGCGTTTGTGACGGCCGCCTCCCTGCTCGGTCTTTTCCTTGCGTACCTCTTTTACCTGCGGCGGCCGTCGCTTGCGGAATCGTTCGCGAGCAACCCAGTCGGGAGAGCGCTCTATCAATTTTGGTCCGCCGGCTGGGGATTCGACCTCCTTTACGATCGGCTCTTCGTCCGGCCTTATGTCTTGCTGGCCGAAGCGTCCCGGCGCGACGTGATCGATCAATTTTACGATCGATGGCTGGTCCGGCCGGTTTTTGTCTTGGCCCGATTAAATCGGCACGATCTCATCGACTCGATCTACACCGGCCTGTCGCGGCTCGCCGCGTTTTTCTATGAGACGCTCCGCCGGACGGAGACGGGACGCGTTCGATGGTATGCCGCCGGCCTGGCGGCGGGAACGATCTTCTTTCTTGGATGGGTGGTGCTTCTATGA
- a CDS encoding PilZ domain-containing protein — protein sequence MQDRRKSPRIPLVSIARLTLEGMGREKSVLVRDISTHGVGIYTEEAYQQGDLVVIHLVLTGDRSETITESVAGEVAWVTPLPDGAHYAVGIRFENMEVERPKLYAYVKHLERINPGVDPKASA from the coding sequence ATGCAGGATCGAAGAAAGTCCCCCAGAATTCCGCTTGTTTCCATCGCCCGCCTGACGCTCGAAGGGATGGGAAGGGAGAAGTCGGTCTTGGTCCGGGATATCTCCACGCACGGCGTCGGAATCTACACCGAGGAAGCATACCAGCAAGGAGATCTCGTGGTGATCCATCTTGTTCTGACCGGAGATCGGTCCGAGACGATCACCGAATCGGTGGCGGGCGAAGTGGCCTGGGTCACCCCCCTTCCGGACGGAGCCCACTATGCGGTCGGTATCCGCTTTGAGAACATGGAAGTGGAAAGGCCCAAGCTCTATGCATATGTGAAGCATCTTGAGCGGATCAACCCCGGGGTGGACCCAAAAGCGTCCGCCTGA
- a CDS encoding NADPH-dependent FMN reductase: MPIATDPTQSLKIFGLAGSLRQGSFNRALLRAAVEVAPKGVEIRIFERLGEIPPFNADVEAKGDPEPVVAMKSAIREADALLIATPEYNYGIPGVLKNAIDWASRPPDGSVLQGKPAAVIGATPGMTGTARAQLALRQAFLFTETYAVLQPEVLVARAHEKIDGQGRLKDEATRNFIRELLQSLIAWTLQLRQGTARREAA; the protein is encoded by the coding sequence ATGCCTATTGCAACGGATCCCACCCAATCGCTTAAAATTTTTGGCCTTGCCGGGAGCCTTCGGCAGGGTTCTTTTAACCGCGCCCTGCTGCGCGCCGCCGTCGAAGTGGCGCCGAAAGGGGTGGAGATCCGGATCTTTGAACGCCTTGGAGAGATTCCCCCTTTCAACGCCGATGTCGAAGCGAAGGGTGATCCGGAGCCGGTCGTCGCGATGAAATCGGCGATTCGAGAGGCCGACGCGTTGTTGATCGCCACCCCCGAGTACAATTACGGCATTCCGGGGGTTCTCAAAAATGCCATCGATTGGGCCTCGCGTCCGCCGGACGGATCGGTCCTGCAAGGCAAGCCGGCCGCCGTCATCGGGGCGACCCCGGGGATGACCGGGACCGCGCGCGCACAGCTCGCGCTCCGCCAGGCCTTCCTCTTCACCGAGACCTATGCCGTCCTGCAGCCGGAGGTGCTGGTCGCCCGCGCGCACGAGAAGATCGACGGCCAGGGACGCTTGAAGGATGAGGCGACGCGCAACTTTATCCGCGAGCTTCTCCAATCCCTGATCGCGTGGACGCTTCAACTGCGCCAAGGGACGGCGCGGCGCGAAGCCGCCTGA
- the nuoM gene encoding NADH-quinone oxidoreductase subunit M yields the protein MILVWLILIPLIGGLLAWAFGRDGKNTSRWISLIAVGLGFILSIVLWVRNAGRVMTFSADRPVAWLEEINLPWIPRFGITFHLAMDGLSLLLIVLTFFLGILSVLASWREIQERVGFFHFNLLWVLSGIVGVFVAVDLFLFYFAWELMLIPMTFLIAIWGHERRIYAAIKFFIFTHIGGLLMLIAIIALYLIHGRTTGHYTFAYEELLGTSMRPETARWIMLGFFASFAVKLPMFPFHTWLPDAHTEAPTAGSVILAGLLLKTGAYGLLRFIFPLFPQAAREAAPYIMVLAVIGIIYGAFLAFSQTDLKRLVAYTSVSHLGFVLLGVFAWNELGIQGAVMEMLAHGISTGALFILVGQIQERTHTREIDRMGGLWSTMPRWSGVGFLFTMAAIGLPGLGNFIAEVLVLLGTYRVSVALTVWAAVGILVGTFYGMRLVQKVFHGPNRNGWTLPDLGRREILILVPLILTIVWLGIYPQPVFETFQTAMEGLQRAAGQTAVALGRG from the coding sequence ATGATTCTGGTTTGGCTTATTTTAATTCCTTTAATCGGCGGCCTGCTCGCCTGGGCGTTTGGCCGTGACGGAAAAAACACCTCCCGATGGATCTCCCTCATCGCGGTCGGGCTCGGCTTCATTCTCTCGATCGTCCTCTGGGTTCGAAACGCCGGACGGGTGATGACCTTCTCCGCCGATCGGCCGGTCGCCTGGCTGGAAGAGATCAATCTTCCCTGGATTCCGCGGTTCGGGATCACGTTTCACCTTGCGATGGACGGCTTGAGCCTTTTGCTGATCGTCCTTACCTTCTTCCTCGGCATTCTGTCGGTCCTCGCCTCGTGGCGCGAGATTCAAGAGCGGGTCGGATTTTTCCACTTCAATCTCCTCTGGGTCTTGTCCGGGATCGTCGGCGTCTTCGTCGCGGTCGATCTCTTCCTCTTTTATTTCGCCTGGGAGCTGATGCTGATCCCGATGACCTTCTTGATCGCGATCTGGGGGCATGAGCGCCGCATCTACGCCGCCATCAAGTTTTTCATCTTCACCCACATCGGCGGGCTGTTGATGCTGATTGCCATCATCGCCCTCTACCTGATCCACGGCCGAACCACCGGCCATTATACTTTCGCGTATGAGGAGCTTCTCGGCACTTCCATGCGGCCGGAGACCGCCCGCTGGATCATGCTCGGGTTTTTCGCCTCCTTCGCCGTGAAGCTCCCAATGTTCCCTTTTCATACCTGGCTTCCGGACGCCCATACGGAGGCCCCGACGGCGGGGAGCGTCATCCTGGCGGGACTCCTCCTGAAGACCGGCGCCTACGGCCTGCTTCGATTCATCTTCCCTCTTTTTCCGCAGGCCGCGCGCGAGGCTGCTCCTTACATCATGGTTCTGGCGGTGATCGGGATCATCTACGGCGCGTTTCTCGCCTTCTCGCAAACCGACCTCAAGCGGCTCGTCGCCTACACCAGCGTCAGCCATCTCGGTTTCGTCCTCCTCGGCGTCTTCGCCTGGAACGAATTGGGAATTCAGGGGGCGGTGATGGAGATGCTCGCGCACGGCATCAGCACCGGGGCCCTCTTTATTTTGGTCGGGCAAATTCAGGAGCGGACCCATACCCGCGAGATCGACCGGATGGGAGGGCTCTGGTCGACGATGCCGCGGTGGAGCGGGGTCGGCTTTCTCTTCACGATGGCGGCGATCGGTCTTCCGGGCCTCGGGAACTTTATCGCCGAGGTCTTGGTGCTGCTCGGGACCTACCGGGTCAGCGTGGCGCTGACCGTCTGGGCTGCGGTCGGGATTTTGGTCGGCACCTTCTACGGAATGCGCCTGGTTCAGAAGGTCTTCCACGGGCCGAACCGCAACGGCTGGACCCTCCCCGATCTCGGAAGGCGGGAGATCCTGATCCTTGTCCCGCTGATTCTCACCATCGTGTGGCTCGGAATCTATCCCCAACCGGTCTTCGAGACGTTTCAGACGGCGATGGAGGGGCTCCAGCGGGCCGCCGGTCAAACCGCCGTCGCTCTCGGGAGAGGATGA